In Chloroflexota bacterium, the following are encoded in one genomic region:
- a CDS encoding proline dehydrogenase: MLLRNVLLSLSRSQDLQDLIVALPVARRASRRFVAGETLDEAIAAVQRVNALGLMATLNYLGESVTSESDAIAGRDAYLEALEAIVSAGLDSHISIKLTQLGLDLGEDFCYENVERIVAYAAERGRFVRIDMEDSSYTQRTLDLYRRLRRSYDNVGVVIQAYLYRSRADVEALIEEGIAHIRLCKGAYAEPPSVAYPARKDVDENLLRLVWMMLAPEARERGAYPAIATHDERIISRVRAYVYHHRVPVDAYEFQMLYGVRRDAQQRLADEGYRMRVYIPYGTHWYPYFMRRLAERPANLLFFLRALLER, encoded by the coding sequence ATGTTACTCCGCAATGTTCTGCTGTCCCTCTCCCGTAGCCAAGACCTGCAGGATCTGATCGTTGCCCTTCCCGTCGCCCGACGCGCGTCACGACGCTTCGTCGCGGGCGAGACCCTGGATGAGGCGATCGCGGCCGTCCAGCGGGTGAACGCGCTGGGGCTCATGGCGACCCTGAACTACCTGGGCGAGAGCGTGACCTCGGAGAGCGATGCGATCGCCGGCCGGGATGCGTACCTGGAGGCTTTGGAGGCCATCGTCTCGGCCGGGTTGGACAGCCATATTTCCATCAAGCTCACCCAATTGGGGCTGGACTTGGGAGAGGACTTCTGCTATGAGAACGTGGAACGCATCGTCGCGTACGCGGCGGAGCGAGGGCGCTTCGTCCGCATCGATATGGAGGACTCATCGTACACGCAGCGCACTCTCGACCTGTATCGTCGGCTCCGGCGGAGCTACGATAACGTCGGCGTGGTGATCCAGGCGTACCTCTACCGGAGCCGGGCGGATGTGGAGGCCCTTATCGAGGAGGGGATCGCCCATATCCGCTTGTGCAAGGGAGCCTACGCGGAGCCGCCCAGCGTTGCGTATCCGGCCCGGAAGGACGTGGACGAGAACCTCCTCCGCCTGGTTTGGATGATGCTGGCGCCGGAGGCGCGCGAGCGTGGCGCCTATCCCGCCATCGCGACGCATGATGAGCGCATCATCAGCCGGGTGCGCGCGTACGTATATCACCATCGTGTTCCCGTTGATGCGTACGAGTTCCAGATGCTGTACGGGGTACGGCGGGACGCGCAGCAGCGGCTGGCGGACGAGGGATATCGGATGCGCGTCTATATCCCCTATGGCACGCATTGGTATCCGTACTTCATGCGTCGCCTGGCCGAGCGCCCTGCCAATCTGTTGTTCTTCCTGAGGGCGCTTCTGGAGCGATGA
- a CDS encoding RbsD or FucU transport, whose amino-acid sequence MLRYRLLHPEILAALGGAGHGSKILIADGNYPFSTGAPAAARRVFLNLAPGLVKVTDVLAVLVDAIPIEAAHVMIPESGPEPSIFAEFQQILPSDLDLQRLGRFQFYDAARDPNTALVIATGEQRVYANILLTIGVVPPPQ is encoded by the coding sequence ATGCTACGCTATCGTCTGTTGCATCCGGAGATTCTGGCCGCTCTGGGAGGTGCGGGGCACGGCTCCAAGATCCTGATCGCCGACGGGAACTATCCCTTCTCAACGGGAGCACCTGCGGCCGCCCGCCGGGTCTTCCTGAACCTGGCCCCAGGGCTGGTCAAGGTCACCGATGTGCTGGCCGTCCTGGTGGACGCCATTCCCATTGAAGCCGCCCATGTGATGATCCCGGAGAGCGGGCCAGAGCCGAGCATCTTCGCCGAGTTCCAGCAGATCCTTCCCTCCGATTTGGACCTACAGCGGCTGGGACGCTTCCAATTCTACGATGCCGCCCGGGATCCCAATACCGCCCTGGTGATCGCCACCGGCGAGCAGCGCGTGTACGCCAACATCCTGCTCACCATCGGTGTGGTGCCGCCGCCACAATAG
- a CDS encoding MurR/RpiR family transcriptional regulator: MYRERIAQVYNLLSPSYRRIADFLLNNYREAAFMTAAELGEAVDVDTTTVVRCAQRLGYNGYPDLIRDVQAQVKAELQSSYEPLEGDTSPSATWQRSLLRDIENLQQTLGLPAETLEAIIEALKSARRILVMGAGYGAFVAEAFAVALRDLGMWADYVPAEAMSQAFALGQTGGEDLVIGVAASPYAGEVAVALELAKDRGAKTIGVFGSYASPIARVADLKVFASSNSGGPFTSMTAITAVLTALLQILALSDTEAFEKLLSEFQRNYQMIISQRDREVPDLQTGTEGVASVG, translated from the coding sequence ATGTACCGAGAGCGCATCGCTCAGGTTTACAATCTGCTCTCACCCAGCTACCGCCGCATCGCGGATTTCCTGCTGAATAACTACCGCGAGGCGGCCTTCATGACGGCAGCAGAGCTGGGAGAGGCGGTCGATGTCGACACCACAACCGTGGTTCGGTGTGCCCAGCGGCTGGGGTACAACGGATATCCCGATCTGATCCGGGATGTGCAGGCACAGGTAAAGGCCGAACTCCAGAGCTCGTATGAGCCGTTGGAAGGCGACACGAGCCCGTCGGCGACCTGGCAGCGATCCCTGCTGCGGGACATCGAGAACCTCCAGCAGACGCTGGGGCTGCCGGCGGAGACGCTGGAGGCCATCATTGAGGCGCTCAAATCCGCCCGGCGGATCCTGGTCATGGGGGCGGGGTACGGCGCCTTCGTGGCCGAAGCCTTCGCCGTTGCCCTGCGTGATCTGGGCATGTGGGCGGATTACGTGCCCGCCGAGGCGATGAGTCAGGCCTTTGCGCTGGGACAGACGGGAGGGGAGGATCTGGTGATCGGGGTGGCCGCCTCGCCCTACGCCGGTGAGGTGGCGGTCGCGCTGGAGCTGGCCAAGGATCGCGGGGCCAAGACCATCGGCGTGTTCGGCTCCTACGCCAGCCCCATCGCCCGCGTGGCGGATCTCAAGGTGTTCGCCTCGAGCAACAGCGGCGGCCCGTTCACATCGATGACGGCCATCACGGCCGTGCTCACCGCCTTGCTGCAGATCCTGGCCCTCAGCGACACGGAGGCATTCGAGAAGCTGCTATCGGAGTTCCAGCGGAACTACCAGATGATCATCTCCCAACGAGATCGGGAGGTCCCCGATCTACAGACCGGAACGGAAGGGGTGGCCAGCGTCGGCTGA
- a CDS encoding polysaccharide deacetylase family protein, whose protein sequence is MLSRRLIDWMRFTSLAFLLITTGCVAAGFPAAGSFRPLFATPVTPMAISTPSVMAESSPLPTPTPTPGPTPDGVLRTARVPILMYHYISDPPAGADKYRVDLSVSPERFESHLRYLQEQGYTTISLRDLVYYLTRGTPLPPKPIVLTFDDGYIDHYEHAFPLLKKYGFRGTFFIITDFITEGYPGYMTWTQIKELAESGMEIGSHSRNHPDLSGKPLDYLVWQALGSKEAIEHHVGVTPRFVSWPSGRYDDQAIAVFRSAHFWGGVTTRQGMEQRSDRLFEMRRIRMRGSYTPSYLDTLLHLDW, encoded by the coding sequence ATGTTATCGAGGCGGCTTATCGATTGGATGCGGTTCACTTCGTTGGCTTTTCTGCTGATCACGACTGGCTGTGTCGCTGCGGGCTTCCCCGCGGCCGGATCTTTCCGACCGCTGTTCGCAACCCCGGTGACGCCCATGGCCATCTCCACACCATCGGTGATGGCCGAGAGCTCGCCGCTTCCCACGCCCACCCCGACGCCGGGCCCTACGCCGGATGGCGTTTTGCGGACCGCCCGGGTGCCCATTCTGATGTACCATTACATTTCGGATCCCCCTGCTGGGGCGGACAAATACCGCGTGGACCTTTCGGTATCGCCCGAGCGGTTTGAATCGCACCTGCGTTATCTGCAGGAACAGGGATATACCACCATCTCCCTGCGCGATCTGGTCTATTACCTCACCCGGGGGACGCCGTTGCCGCCCAAGCCGATCGTCCTGACCTTTGACGACGGATATATCGACCACTACGAGCACGCCTTCCCGCTTCTGAAGAAGTATGGCTTCCGGGGGACCTTCTTCATCATCACCGATTTCATCACGGAGGGCTATCCCGGCTACATGACCTGGACGCAGATCAAGGAGCTTGCGGAGTCCGGCATGGAGATCGGGTCCCACAGCCGGAACCATCCGGATCTGAGCGGCAAGCCGCTCGATTACCTGGTGTGGCAGGCGCTTGGCTCTAAGGAGGCCATCGAGCATCACGTGGGCGTGACGCCTCGATTCGTCTCCTGGCCCTCCGGCCGATACGACGACCAGGCGATCGCGGTGTTTCGATCGGCCCATTTCTGGGGAGGGGTGACGACGCGGCAGGGGATGGAGCAGCGGTCCGATCGGCTGTTCGAGATGCGGCGTATCCGCATGCGTGGGAGCTACACGCCGTCCTACCTGGACACGCTGCTTCATCTGGATTGGTGA
- a CDS encoding fibronectin/fibrinogen-binding protein, protein MAAYDALVTAAIAQELRSELLGGRVQQVLQPTSHSVGLEIYAQGARRYLLLSIDPQDARVHLVSERLRRGVDTPSPLVLLLRKHVRGARLTEVTCPAYERVLRFRFSHPEYGTSLLIAEIMGRLSNLILVDEMGDIRDSLKRVGPDLTRVRVILPGAPYRPPPPQQKLLPDQVTPARLEAALRAADEGMPLWRALVRMVAGLSPQAARELAARATGDPYASVAAAEASRVVEELEALWAPLRTGAWEPHVVQEGEAILAYAPYRPVHLGPARPVESMSRAVEMYYARKGQADPYAGLRAAVAGEIAEARKRLERQRTALQRQMVDPEEAQRWRQAGEWILAFAHEVRPGQDQFVVDTGEGMLQIDLDPQLTAVENAQAYFSRYRKAQRAAEEVPRRLEAVERELAYLDQLALDLEMAGSQPEIAAVREALSAAGYLRRRQGRSAPPPGPIKVTTPEGFTILVGRNSRQNDEITFRVAAPDDLWLHARGVPGAHVIIRSRGRPVPEATLRRAAELAAYYSAARDEPNVLVSVVPRRRVRRQPGGHPGQVTYTGEETIRVRPRP, encoded by the coding sequence ATGGCTGCCTATGACGCGCTGGTCACAGCGGCCATCGCGCAGGAGCTTCGATCCGAGCTCCTAGGGGGGCGCGTGCAACAGGTGCTCCAGCCCACTTCGCACAGCGTGGGATTGGAGATTTACGCTCAGGGCGCCCGTCGTTATCTGCTCCTGTCGATCGATCCCCAGGATGCCCGTGTGCACCTGGTTTCCGAGCGGCTCCGCCGGGGCGTGGATACGCCCTCCCCGCTGGTGCTCCTCTTACGCAAACACGTGCGCGGCGCCCGGCTGACGGAGGTGACCTGCCCCGCGTACGAGCGCGTTTTGCGCTTCCGGTTCTCCCATCCGGAGTATGGCACGAGCTTGCTGATCGCCGAGATCATGGGCAGGCTCAGCAACCTTATCCTGGTGGACGAGATGGGGGATATTCGGGACAGCCTCAAGCGGGTTGGTCCGGATCTCACCCGGGTGCGGGTGATCCTGCCGGGGGCGCCTTATCGCCCCCCTCCACCTCAGCAGAAGCTTCTCCCCGATCAGGTGACGCCGGCTCGTCTGGAGGCCGCGCTTCGGGCGGCGGATGAGGGGATGCCGCTATGGCGAGCCCTGGTGCGGATGGTCGCCGGGCTCAGTCCCCAGGCCGCTCGGGAGCTGGCCGCGCGCGCGACGGGCGATCCGTACGCCAGCGTCGCGGCCGCCGAGGCCTCCCGCGTGGTGGAGGAGCTGGAGGCGCTTTGGGCGCCGCTGCGCACGGGCGCCTGGGAGCCTCATGTCGTGCAGGAGGGGGAGGCCATCCTCGCGTATGCGCCCTATCGCCCGGTGCACCTGGGGCCGGCGAGGCCGGTCGAGAGCATGAGCCGGGCTGTCGAGATGTATTACGCCCGGAAAGGGCAGGCGGATCCGTATGCGGGCCTGCGCGCCGCCGTCGCCGGGGAGATCGCGGAGGCGAGGAAGCGGCTGGAGCGTCAGCGGACGGCACTTCAGCGGCAGATGGTCGATCCAGAGGAGGCACAGCGATGGCGGCAGGCGGGCGAGTGGATCCTGGCCTTCGCGCATGAGGTCCGGCCGGGCCAGGATCAGTTCGTCGTGGACACGGGAGAGGGGATGTTGCAGATCGATTTGGATCCCCAGCTCACGGCGGTGGAAAACGCTCAGGCGTACTTCTCACGCTATCGCAAGGCCCAACGCGCTGCCGAGGAGGTCCCCCGGCGATTGGAGGCTGTGGAGCGCGAGCTGGCCTACCTGGATCAGCTCGCGTTGGATCTGGAGATGGCCGGGAGCCAGCCGGAGATCGCCGCGGTGCGGGAGGCTTTGTCGGCGGCCGGATACCTGCGGCGGCGGCAGGGCCGCTCGGCGCCGCCTCCGGGGCCGATCAAGGTCACGACGCCGGAGGGGTTCACCATCCTGGTCGGCCGGAACAGCCGCCAGAACGACGAGATCACCTTTCGGGTGGCGGCGCCGGACGATCTATGGCTCCACGCGCGCGGGGTTCCCGGCGCGCATGTGATCATCCGCAGCCGCGGCCGTCCGGTGCCCGAGGCGACCTTGCGACGCGCCGCGGAGCTGGCCGCCTACTATTCGGCCGCTCGCGATGAGCCCAATGTCCTCGTCTCCGTGGTCCCGCGCCGCCGGGTGCGTCGGCAGCCGGGCGGGCATCCGGGGCAGGTCACCTACACGGGCGAGGAGACGATCCGCGTCCGGCCTCGCCCGTGA
- a CDS encoding class I SAM-dependent methyltransferase, giving the protein MLVLLEEDRHWWFASRTRALLGLLDRYVGPGNDRKVLDVGAGAGNMMHHLAHYGQVVGVDNNPRPIAVAQERGYEVRLGDAQDLPFEDGEFDLVALLDTVEHCPDDAAVFRECFRVTRPGGHLVVTVPAFMWLWSYNDVLNKHQRRYTARELRTRLLEAGYTPQYISYNNFLIFPLAALMILARRWADRKLDLASPHFDDDAYQVEMEPVSPLLNTILSQVGRLEAALLRRMTLPIGTSIIALAQRPTSR; this is encoded by the coding sequence ATGCTAGTATTGTTAGAAGAGGATCGACATTGGTGGTTCGCAAGCCGCACCCGTGCGCTGTTAGGATTGCTGGATCGCTACGTAGGACCGGGCAACGATCGCAAAGTGCTCGATGTAGGAGCCGGCGCGGGGAACATGATGCATCACCTGGCCCATTACGGACAGGTCGTGGGGGTGGACAACAACCCTCGGCCCATCGCCGTGGCCCAGGAACGGGGCTACGAGGTGCGGCTGGGCGACGCCCAGGACCTGCCCTTCGAGGACGGCGAGTTCGACCTGGTCGCCCTGCTGGACACGGTGGAGCACTGCCCGGATGACGCGGCGGTGTTTCGCGAGTGCTTCCGGGTGACCAGGCCGGGCGGACACTTGGTGGTGACGGTGCCCGCCTTCATGTGGCTGTGGAGCTACAACGACGTACTGAACAAGCATCAGCGTCGCTATACGGCGAGGGAGCTGCGCACCCGCCTCCTGGAGGCGGGATACACGCCCCAATACATCAGCTACAACAACTTCTTGATCTTCCCGTTGGCAGCGCTCATGATCCTGGCCCGGCGGTGGGCAGATCGCAAGCTCGACCTGGCATCCCCCCACTTCGACGACGATGCCTACCAGGTGGAGATGGAGCCCGTATCCCCACTGCTGAACACGATCCTCTCCCAGGTGGGGCGACTGGAAGCCGCCCTCCTGCGGAGGATGACGCTGCCCATCGGAACATCGATCATCGCCCTGGCACAGCGTCCCACGAGCCGTTAA
- a CDS encoding glycosyltransferase family 9 protein, whose protein sequence is MNLKEITPREDRERLAHRHLAAHAVGSQRTVRQRVRLWGLRALGAVLRLRTSKPRATARILVIRPDHLGDLLFTTPALARLRQQRPEAHITAMIGPWARPILAHNPDIDALWVCPFPGFTRQPKKAIWKPYTALLRYAAQLRASHFDEAIILRPDHWWGALLAARAGIPTRRGYDIPETRPFLTQTSPLPPHAHEVVRNLHLVDPDLHPIEPATHPLRFAPTALDEYRAEELLRSISKDASRLVAIHPGTGAPVKTWRACAWARVADALAARYKVRILITGSREESALAQAVKDAMSHPAVVLAGQTTIGQLGALLKRCDLVLGPDSGPLHLAVAMGTPTVHLFGPADPRRFGPWGDARKHRVLMSDWACAPCGRLDYPESELPAHGCVRDIPEEAVIEAASELLAR, encoded by the coding sequence ATGAATCTGAAGGAGATCACCCCGCGCGAGGACCGTGAGCGCCTGGCCCACCGCCACCTCGCCGCACACGCCGTGGGCTCCCAACGCACCGTCAGACAACGGGTACGGCTATGGGGGCTGCGCGCCCTGGGCGCCGTGCTCCGGCTGCGCACCTCGAAGCCGCGCGCCACGGCCCGCATCCTGGTCATCCGCCCGGATCACCTGGGGGACCTGTTGTTCACGACACCCGCCCTGGCACGGCTACGCCAGCAGCGCCCGGAAGCACACATCACGGCCATGATCGGCCCCTGGGCGCGCCCGATCCTGGCCCACAACCCCGATATCGACGCCCTGTGGGTCTGTCCGTTTCCCGGATTCACCCGCCAGCCCAAGAAGGCGATCTGGAAGCCCTACACAGCCTTGCTCCGCTACGCGGCGCAGCTACGAGCGAGCCATTTCGATGAGGCGATCATCCTGCGCCCCGATCACTGGTGGGGAGCGTTGCTGGCCGCGCGGGCGGGCATCCCCACGCGGCGGGGGTACGATATCCCGGAGACGCGCCCCTTCCTCACCCAGACGAGCCCCCTGCCGCCCCACGCGCACGAGGTGGTACGCAACCTGCACCTCGTCGATCCCGACCTCCACCCGATCGAGCCGGCGACACACCCCCTGCGATTCGCCCCCACCGCCCTGGATGAGTATCGGGCGGAGGAGCTGCTCCGATCGATCTCAAAGGATGCCTCCCGTCTTGTCGCCATCCATCCGGGCACCGGCGCCCCTGTGAAGACATGGCGGGCGTGCGCCTGGGCGCGCGTCGCCGACGCCCTGGCCGCACGCTACAAGGTGCGCATCCTCATCACGGGAAGTCGCGAGGAGAGCGCGCTGGCCCAAGCGGTGAAGGACGCCATGTCCCACCCGGCCGTCGTCCTGGCCGGCCAGACTACCATCGGACAACTGGGCGCGCTGCTGAAGCGCTGCGACCTGGTCCTGGGGCCAGACAGCGGCCCCCTGCACCTGGCTGTGGCCATGGGCACGCCGACAGTCCACCTGTTCGGCCCCGCCGATCCCCGTCGATTCGGCCCCTGGGGCGACGCGCGCAAGCACCGCGTGCTGATGTCCGATTGGGCATGCGCCCCCTGCGGCCGGTTGGATTACCCCGAATCCGAACTGCCCGCCCATGGCTGCGTGCGGGATATCCCCGAGGAGGCCGTGATCGAAGCCGCCTCCGAGCTACTGGCCCGCTGA
- a CDS encoding glycosyltransferase, which produces MPTAKRVLLLTPQLPYPPQQGTAIRNFNLLARLARHHTIDLLTFLQPGDELTPDSPLHELCRAIATAPTPQRRLSARLRTTLTSRLPDMALRLESPEMWRRLRELLQRQRYEIVQIEGIEMASYGLAIAGVRLTPGAAAITPQQPPPRIVFDDHNAEYVLQQRAFQTDIRRPRRWIAAAYSLVQWQKLRRYERIVCRHADAVAAVSQADAAALKRLSPDLHPAVIPNGVDLQSYDPHRVQPRDLGAHALVFTGKMDFRPNVDAVRWFMPVLSRVRESMPDARFFIVGQKPHPSLSKLAQNPAVEVTGWVPDTRPYIAGATVYVIPLRVGGGTRLKVLEAMALGKAIVSTRLGVEGFDVADGRELRLADTPEAFARAIVELLSDDEQRARLGATARRFVEKRYDWDQIVPAMERLYESEGDHPARGP; this is translated from the coding sequence ATGCCCACAGCCAAGCGCGTCCTGCTCCTCACCCCCCAACTCCCTTATCCCCCCCAACAGGGGACGGCGATTCGCAACTTCAACCTGCTCGCGCGCCTGGCCCGGCACCACACGATCGACCTGCTGACCTTTCTCCAGCCGGGCGATGAGCTGACGCCCGATTCCCCTCTCCACGAGCTCTGCCGCGCCATCGCCACGGCGCCCACGCCGCAACGACGTCTGAGCGCACGCTTGCGTACCACGCTGACCTCGCGATTGCCTGACATGGCCTTACGCCTGGAATCGCCCGAGATGTGGCGCCGCCTGCGCGAGCTGCTTCAGAGACAACGCTACGAGATCGTCCAGATCGAGGGGATCGAGATGGCGTCCTATGGCCTGGCCATCGCGGGCGTGCGACTGACCCCCGGGGCGGCCGCCATCACGCCGCAACAGCCTCCCCCACGCATCGTCTTCGACGACCACAACGCCGAGTACGTGCTTCAACAGCGAGCCTTTCAGACCGATATCCGCCGGCCGCGCCGCTGGATCGCGGCGGCATACTCCCTCGTCCAATGGCAGAAGCTGCGTCGCTACGAGCGGATCGTGTGCCGGCACGCGGACGCGGTGGCGGCCGTGTCCCAGGCGGACGCGGCCGCGCTGAAGCGTCTATCCCCCGACTTACACCCGGCCGTGATCCCCAATGGCGTGGACCTGCAGTCCTACGATCCTCATCGCGTGCAGCCACGCGACCTGGGCGCCCATGCCCTGGTCTTCACCGGCAAGATGGATTTCCGCCCCAACGTGGACGCGGTGCGATGGTTCATGCCCGTCCTGTCCCGCGTGCGAGAGTCCATGCCGGATGCCCGCTTCTTCATCGTAGGACAGAAACCGCACCCCAGCCTGAGCAAACTGGCCCAAAACCCCGCCGTGGAGGTGACGGGATGGGTGCCTGACACCCGCCCCTACATCGCCGGTGCCACCGTGTACGTGATCCCCCTGCGCGTGGGAGGGGGGACCCGGCTCAAGGTGCTTGAGGCGATGGCGCTGGGCAAGGCCATCGTCTCCACCCGGCTAGGGGTGGAGGGGTTCGATGTGGCCGACGGGCGGGAGCTGCGGCTGGCGGATACGCCGGAAGCCTTCGCCCGGGCGATCGTGGAGCTCTTGAGCGACGACGAACAGCGCGCACGATTGGGGGCAACCGCTCGAAGGTTCGTGGAGAAACGCTACGACTGGGATCAGATCGTGCCTGCCATGGAGCGGCTGTATGAATCTGAAGGAGATCACCCCGCGCGAGGACCGTGA
- a CDS encoding glycosyltransferase family 4 protein, with amino-acid sequence MRFAIDARLVYYTKAGIGQYTIRLIRALAALNQEDQFFILQSRKHLKPIIKQPNFRRIGLWTPSHNRFEQFALPIELLRIEADVLHSPDFIPPLYCRRFRSVITIHDLHFLIYPQFLTEESARYYGQIDRAVQHAHHIIVPSMATKQDTINLLGVPESKITVISEAANPLFRPMDRKRALARAQERFPGLPSEFILFVGTLEPRKNLPTLLRAYQHLREAYKLDADLVFAGRRGWLVDDLFRQVDEMGLQDHCHFLGRVTDDDLLHLLNAARCLTLPAHYEGFGLPPLEAMACGTPVVVSNVASLPEVVGDAGLLVDPNNWEELAVALWRVLTDEQLANELRHRGLQRAALFSWERAAQETLAVYRQVATQPVTQGKAYQVRA; translated from the coding sequence ATGCGCTTCGCGATTGACGCCAGACTGGTATACTACACCAAGGCCGGGATCGGACAATACACGATACGTCTGATCCGGGCGCTCGCCGCTCTGAATCAGGAGGACCAATTCTTCATCCTGCAGAGCCGCAAGCACCTCAAGCCCATCATAAAACAGCCGAACTTCCGGCGTATAGGGCTATGGACCCCCTCTCACAACCGATTCGAGCAGTTCGCCCTTCCCATCGAGCTGCTACGGATAGAGGCGGACGTCCTCCACAGCCCGGATTTCATCCCGCCGCTCTACTGCCGCCGCTTCCGCTCCGTCATCACCATCCACGACCTGCATTTTCTGATCTATCCCCAATTCCTGACGGAGGAGAGTGCCCGGTACTACGGGCAGATCGATCGAGCGGTCCAACACGCCCACCACATCATCGTGCCCTCCATGGCGACCAAGCAGGATACCATCAACCTGCTGGGCGTGCCGGAGTCCAAGATCACCGTGATCTCGGAGGCAGCGAACCCGCTGTTCCGCCCGATGGATCGGAAGCGGGCGTTGGCCAGGGCCCAGGAGCGGTTCCCCGGGTTGCCCAGCGAATTCATCCTCTTCGTAGGCACGCTGGAGCCGCGCAAGAACCTGCCGACGCTCCTGCGCGCCTACCAACACCTGCGAGAAGCCTACAAGCTCGACGCGGACCTGGTGTTCGCCGGGCGACGCGGCTGGCTGGTCGACGATCTGTTCCGCCAGGTCGATGAGATGGGGCTGCAAGACCACTGCCACTTCCTCGGCCGGGTGACGGACGATGACCTGCTGCACCTGCTGAACGCCGCTCGCTGCCTGACTCTGCCCGCCCACTACGAGGGCTTCGGCCTGCCGCCTCTGGAGGCCATGGCCTGCGGCACGCCCGTCGTCGTCTCCAACGTGGCCAGCCTGCCCGAGGTGGTCGGAGACGCGGGCTTGCTGGTGGATCCCAACAACTGGGAGGAGCTGGCGGTCGCCCTGTGGCGGGTGCTTACCGACGAACAACTGGCCAACGAGCTACGCCACAGGGGGCTGCAGCGAGCCGCCCTGTTCTCATGGGAGCGGGCGGCCCAGGAAACCCTGGCGGTCTACCGCCAGGTGGCCACACAACCGGTAACGCAAGGTAAGGCATATCAAGTGCGGGCGTAG
- a CDS encoding low molecular weight protein arginine phosphatase yields the protein MGVKKILFVCTGNLCRSPMAAGLMRQRLAAAGLDGHVQVASAGVYAVPGRPASAYAVDVMAERGVDISQHRSRDLTLADIEQADLILVMEEAHRRSIFHLAPQHLRKVFLLSEMAGRHHDIEDPYGDPIEEYRRCADELEGLLDVGFANILKRAGLTD from the coding sequence ATGGGTGTGAAGAAGATCCTGTTCGTGTGCACCGGTAATCTCTGTCGTTCTCCAATGGCCGCTGGCCTCATGCGTCAGCGGCTGGCCGCGGCCGGTTTAGACGGCCATGTGCAGGTGGCCTCGGCGGGGGTCTACGCGGTCCCGGGACGTCCCGCCAGCGCGTACGCCGTGGACGTGATGGCCGAGCGCGGCGTCGATATCTCCCAGCACCGCTCTCGGGATCTTACCCTGGCCGATATCGAGCAGGCCGACCTCATCCTGGTCATGGAGGAAGCCCATCGGCGTTCCATCTTCCACCTGGCCCCTCAACACCTCCGCAAGGTGTTCCTGCTCAGCGAGATGGCGGGGCGACATCACGATATCGAGGACCCGTACGGCGACCCCATCGAGGAATATCGTCGCTGTGCCGATGAGCTGGAAGGCTTGCTGGATGTGGGCTTTGCCAACATCCTGAAACGGGCCGGCCTCACGGACTAG
- a CDS encoding glycosyltransferase family 2 protein yields the protein MSAPTLAVVVLTWNEEDNIRECLESLSWAERRVVFDSGSEDDTVRLAREMGAEVLTRPFDNYAAQRNAALERVEADWIFFVDADERATPILAKEIQNVIHDPGHAGWWVPRENYIVGRRVRGAGWWPDYQLRLLRREKARYDPDRPVHEVVILNGRSGYLRHPLIHYNYRSWDQFHAKQRRYATYEAEALRRRGVRPRPHNFVLQPWREFRRRFFTLKGYRDGWWGLRLSLLLAYYYGFLPYVEMMRLREREGNGGDASP from the coding sequence GTGAGCGCACCGACCCTGGCCGTCGTCGTCCTCACGTGGAATGAGGAGGACAACATCCGGGAGTGTCTGGAGAGCCTCTCATGGGCCGAACGCCGCGTGGTGTTCGACTCCGGCAGCGAGGACGACACGGTCCGGCTGGCGAGGGAGATGGGAGCCGAAGTGCTCACGCGCCCCTTCGACAACTACGCCGCACAACGCAACGCGGCGCTGGAACGGGTGGAGGCGGACTGGATCTTCTTCGTGGACGCCGACGAGCGGGCGACCCCCATCCTGGCGAAAGAGATCCAGAACGTGATTCATGACCCCGGGCACGCGGGCTGGTGGGTGCCGCGCGAGAACTACATCGTCGGCCGCAGGGTGCGAGGGGCCGGGTGGTGGCCCGACTATCAGCTGCGGCTACTGCGGCGGGAGAAGGCCCGGTACGACCCCGATCGCCCCGTTCATGAGGTGGTGATCCTGAACGGCCGATCCGGCTACCTGAGGCATCCCCTGATCCACTATAACTACCGCTCCTGGGATCAGTTCCACGCCAAACAGCGCCGATACGCCACATACGAGGCGGAGGCCCTGCGGAGGCGAGGCGTACGCCCCCGCCCTCACAACTTCGTCCTGCAACCGTGGCGGGAATTCCGGCGTCGCTTCTTCACGCTAAAGGGGTACCGCGATGGGTGGTGGGGGTTACGGCTCTCCCTGCTGCTGGCCTATTATTATGGATTCCTGCCCTACGTGGAGATGATGCGCCTGAGAGAGCGGGAGGGGAATGGCGGCGACGCTAGTCCGTGA